One part of the Humulus lupulus chromosome 9, drHumLupu1.1, whole genome shotgun sequence genome encodes these proteins:
- the LOC133800284 gene encoding uncharacterized protein LOC133800284, producing the protein MPSNSFTDSNSVPQCITSQQTTPPDPHVNSSPSDPHVNSSGNSQNVEEEINIINNVIFHKNKIFVGGLPHQIEKIELKSYFSTYGKVMYTKIMRDVSSRRSRGFGFITFHEEEAVENVLKTTFHNLKNKRVEVKRAAVKQTRVSQPKIYNNYYYTFKRNSNNNINNYNTFNNNNTYCYGYNLHPIMPINPIPFMYPYNLFPYPQPMYYLIYSNPPPYVHDEHGKKVLLSRPQLD; encoded by the exons ATGCCATCCAATAGTTTTACTGATTCCAATAGTGTTCCACAGTGCATTACTTCTCAACAAACTACTCCCCCTGATCCTCATGTTAATTCCAGTCCCTCTGATCCTCATGTTAATTCCAGTGGTAATTCACAG AATGTGGAAGAGGAAATCAATATCATCAATAATGTTATTTTCCACAAGAATAAGATCTTTGTTGGAGGTCTTCCTCACCAAATTGAGAAAATAGAACTAAAATCATATTTCAGCACATATGGTAAAGTGATGTACACAAAAATTATGCGTGATGTATCAAGCAGAAGAAGCAGGGGTTTCGGATTCATTACCTTTCATGAGGAAGAAGCTGTGGAAAATGTATTAAAAACCACATTTCATAACCTCAAAAACAAACGTGTGGAGGTTAAAAGGGCCGCCGTGAAGCAAACACGCGTTTCACAACCCAAAATCTATAACAACTACTATTACACATTCAAGAGGAATAGCAACAACAACATCAATAACTACAACACATTCAACAACAACAACACCTACTGCTACGGCTATAATCTACACCCAATTATGCCTATAAACCCCATTCCTTTCATGTACCCCTATAATTTATTCCCATATCCTCAGCCCATGTATTACCTGATTTACTCAAATCCACCTCCATACGTACATGATGAACATGGAAAAAAAGTTCTTTTATCAAGGCCACAATtagattag
- the LOC133801008 gene encoding protein ZW2-like, protein MTKGLKGTSSSTGGNGNGDSFADFYEGWLVRQEHYLDELVSAYQHSDESSDDDLRELVSRILAHYQQYYEEKAKIIERNVFLVFYPPWFTSLERAFLWIGGFKPGLACRIVTNSISDLSEDHIQSLDRLMKETKLKERTLNDELARIQESVGAPPLLEIARRGGRRLIHGEQAENADSDSAMASLKSGMEAVVTAADSLRMATALKVTDVLGPAQSVKFLAEAARLQLRLRSWDLE, encoded by the coding sequence ATGACTAAAGGTTTGAAAGGTACATCCAGTAGTACCGGGGGCAACGGCAATGGCGATTCCTTCGCAGATTTTTACGAAGGATGGCTAGTGCGTCAAGAACATTACCTGGACGAGCTCGTCTCCGCGTACCAACACAGTGATGAATCTTCTGATGATGATCTCAGAGAGCTCGTTTCTAGAATTCTCGCTCACTACCAGCAGTACTACGAGGAGAAAGCGAAAATAATCGAGCGGAATGTATTCCTCGTCTTCTATCCACCGTGGTTCACCTCCTTAGAGCGAGCTTTCCTCTGGATCGGcgggttcaaaccgggacttgcGTGTCGCATCGTAACCAATTCGATCAGCGATCTGTCGGAGGATCACATACAGAGCTTGGATCGGCTGATGAAGGAGACGAAATTAAAGGAGCGTACCTTGAACGACGAGCTCGCGAGGATCCAAGAGAGCGTCGGGGCGCCGCCGTTGTTGGAAATCGCAAGACGCGGAGGGAGAAGATTGATCCACGGTGAACAAGCCGAGAACGCGGACTCGGATTCGGCAATGGCGTCGCTCAAGTCGGGTATGGAAGCCGTTGTGACCGCAGCTGATTCGCTTCGGATGGCGACGGCATTGAAAGTTACGGACGTGCTGGGACCGGCTCAGAGCGTGAAGTTCTTGGCGGAGGCGGCTCGGCTTCAGCTCCGGCTCAGATCTTGGGATTTGGAATGA
- the LOC133801007 gene encoding acyl-coenzyme A oxidase 4, peroxisomal, whose product MTVRSASNTGDTEKNERTSYFNLPALDVSIAFPQATPASVFPPCTSDYYIFDDLLTHEEKSLRMKVRDCMEKEVAPIMAEYWEKAEFPFQIIPKLGALRVTGGTIKGYGCPGLSITANAIATAEMARVDASCSTFVLVHSSLGMLTIGLCGSDAQREKYLPSLAQLKTVACWALTEPGYGSDASSLATTATKVKGGWILEGQKRWIGNSTFADVLIIFARNTTTNQINGYIVNKNAPGLTATKIENKIGLRMVQNGDILLKKVFVPDEDRLPGVNSFQDTSKVLAVSRVMVAWQPIGISMGVYDVCHRYLKERKQFGAPLAAFQIVQEKLVRMLGNVQAMLLMGWRLCKLYETGKMTPGQASLAKAWITLKARETVSLGRELLGGNGILSDFLVAKAFCDLEPIYTFEGTYDINSLVTGREITGFASFKPSASSQRSRL is encoded by the exons ATGACTGTTCGTTCGGCTTCAAATACAG GTGATACTGAGAAGAACGAGAGGACCTCTTATTTTAACTTACCAGCTCTGGATGTCTCAATCGCTTTTCCCCAAGCAACTCCAGCTTCTGTCTTTCCTCCTTGTA CTTCAGATTATTATATCTTTGATGATCTTTTGACTCATGAGGAAAAATCTCTGAGGATGAAAGTCCGAGACTGCATGGAAAAAGAAGTAGCACCAATAATGGCAGAG TACTGGGAGAAGGCAGAGTTTCCATTCCAAATTATTCCAAAGCTTGGTGCCCTGCGTGTCACTGGTGGCACAATTAAGGGTTATGGTTGTCCTGGTCTTTCTATTACTGCAAATGCCATTGCCACTGCAGAAATGGCTAGAGTTGACGCTAGTTGTTCGACTTTTGTCCTTGTCCATTCTTCACTTGGAATGCTCACTATTG GCTTGTGTGGATCTGATGCGCAAAGGGAGAAATATTTACCTTCTTTGGCCCAATTAAAAACTGTAGCTTGTTGG GCTTTGACCGAACCTGGTTATGGAAGTGATGCAAGTTCTTTAGCAACAACTGCAACAAAG GTTAAAGGAGGTTGGATTCTTGAAGGTcaaaagcgttggataggaaacAGCACTTTTGCtgatgtgttgattatttttgcaCGAAACACAACAACAAATCAAATAAATGG ATATATTGTAAACAAGAATGCCCCTGGATTAACAGCTaccaaaatagaaaataaaattggtttgCGAATGGTTCAGAATGGAGATATTCTCTTGAAAAAGGTTTTTGTTCCTGATGAGGACAGGTTGCCTGGTGTTAATTCTTTTCAGGATACTAGCAAG GTTCTTGCTGTTTCCCGTGTTATGGTTGCTTGGCAACCCATTGGTATATCAATGGGTGTCTATGACGTGTGTCACAG GTATTTGAAAGAGAGAAAGCAATTTGGAGCTCCACTGGCAGCTTTCCAAATTGTTCAAGAGAAACTTGTCCGTATGCTGGGAAATGTTCAAGCAATGCTACTGATGGGTTGGCGACTTTGCAAGCTGTATGAGACTGGTAAAATGACTCCAGGTCAAGCTAGCTTGGCAAAG GCTTGGATAACCTTAAAGGCAAGGGAAACTGTCTCTCTAGGACGAGAATTACTCGGCGGAAATGGGATCTTATCAGATTTCTTAGTAGCCAAG GCGTTCTGTGATTTGGAACCTATATACACATTTGAAGGGACGTATGACATCAACAGCTTGGTCACAGGTAGAGAAATTACTGGTTTTGCCAGCTTTAAACCATCTGCTTCTAGCCAGAGAAGCCGCCTGTGA